CCGTCAAAAAGCCCGTAAAGAGTATGTGAGTTTGACTAAGCAGAAGAAGCCGTCCAAACGTAAGCTGAGAAAGGGAATTAGAAAGCAACTCAACTACGTCAAACGTGATCTAAAGCATGTGACAAACTTGGTAGATCAGGTTGGGCTTTCAGCTTTAAGTCGTCGTCAGTATCGTGATCTCTTAGTGATTCAAGCCGTTTACCGACAACAAAAGCAGATGTACACGTCAAAATCTCATCGAATTGATGACAGAATCGTGAGTATCTCACAACCGCATGTACGACCGATTGTTCGAGGAAAAGCACACACAAACGTTGAATTTGGTGCGAAACTGTCACTCGTTATGAGGGATGGCTGGGCATTCCTAGATAACGTAAGGTGGGATGCCTACCACGAAGGGACAGATTTGAAAAGAGCGATAGCGTCGTACAAAAACCGCTTTGGGTATTATCCAGAAGCTGTTTTAGCAGATCGGATTTATCTGACACGTGAAAATCGTGCTTATTGCAAGCGAGAAGGGATTCGCCTTAGCGGTCCAAAGCTAGGAAGACCCTCGAAAAAAGAAAATAAAGAACAAAAACGAGTCGCCTACCAGGATGCACGTGAGCGAAATGCCATTGAGGGCAAATTCGGAGAAGCCAAACGCACTTATGGTTTAGGGCTTATTCGAGCACGTCTAAAAGAGACAAGTGAATCTATTATCGCCCTGCAAGTGTTAAATCTTAACTTGTCGAAGGCCTTAAGGGCTCTTCATTTTTTCTTGCTTATGACAACGATCGGATCACTCACGTCAGATAAACGAGACTGTCAGATGAAAACTCATTAAAAGGGATGTTGTTAAGCAACCCCTATTTAAGGCTTTTTTTAAAAGTTTAATAACCCCGTATACGATCAATCCGATGACAACAATAAATAAGAAAACAAAAAGAAAATAATACGCCATCATTGTATCAATACTTTCTTTCTTTTTTTCCTTACAGTCTTAACTTAAGATAGTATATTTACAGCTTAACTCTGTGTTTCAACTGGTTCTAACTGTTAAATGAAGCTGGAAATAAAAAAGGCTATTGAAAAGACAACTTCAACAGACTGGGACAAAAAGAGATTTTGTTCTTTCAAACTACAAAGATCATAATGATTCCCTTAGTATTTAAAGCTTTTTTAATAGTTTAATTATAATGTAGGCAATTAATCCAATAATAGCTATATTTAAAATTAAAACAGGAAGAAAATTCATTGTATAAACCACCTTTTTATTATTTTAATTTGGATGTTTTCTTAATCTTTCCTTTTTCATTACATTCAAGTTCAACTCTTAAATACCTAGCTTGAAACTTAATCCCGTTTCCTTTATAAGTAGCACCGAATGTAGCATAGCCTTCTTGATAAGCTATCCTTCTCTTAGAACTAGGCTTTTGAACAGCACTCTTCTTTTCATAAGTATCGATAAGCGGGATATGAGCTTTCATATAGTTTCCTGTTCTTCTTGCCGTCACTTTAGACCCATTGTAAGTAAATTCGCAAGATACATAGGCTGTGACAAGCTTTAAGTTTTTCACTAATGTCTCATAAATACTTCTAGAGTGCGACGCGTTTTTTCTCTTACTGGATGAAGAAGCGTCAACTTTATTAAATAAAAGAGAGTCAATGAAGCAACACAACCTAAATAAGTTGGAATGGCGGTTTTCTCATCTGCTGGCTTTTTGATTATATATGACAAATGAAAAAAAAACCATAGGATAAATAATTATGAATTTTTTTAAAATTATATCGAATTACTAATATTTAGTGGTTTTACTGTTTTAATGTTCTTGCTATAGGGTCAGTAACTCGTGTCTTTTCGCTTTTTCATAGTTTTTTTGGCGCACTATTAACAGATGATAGAAGGGGATTGTTGGGCCGTTCTCTTATGCCAAGGGGAAATGTGGCTGAAATGTAAGACGGCGACTCCCAGAGGATGAAGCGCAGTCTGAAGATCCACTTTTGCGGGGAATTACCGAGCAAAAGTTAGCTGAAGACAAGCCCTCGGGAAAGCGACCGTCTGTAGCGGAAGATAAGAAGAACGAAAGAAGTTCAAATTAACAACTAAACGCAAAGGGGTGTTTAGTTGTTATCAAGAAAAAAGCCGATTAACTCTTTTGAACCTACATAATAGAGATATTGCTAATTATTCTTATGGCAGAGACCAAGAGCATTCGAATGGGGAAGAGGGTTATTTTATCTCACTCTTAAGGGTCAGTAAAACTCCCACTGATTGGAGCTTAGCTTTATGGGGGATGAAACGACATGGGAAATAAACAGGTGTCTATTTCCCAGCGTTTAGTCGAAGCTGTCAATCTACGGTTTGGCGCTATTCATCTTCGATAGGTGGCCTTTTCATTCACCTAGGCCGTAACATAGTAAGCTCTTTGCCTTTATAAATTAAAATATAGTTAGATTATATACTGACTTCTAATGAACGGTTTTCCTTAGCTGATTGAAAGATTGCTTCCATCAAAGTTAATACTCTACGAACTTGATAGGGCTTCACAATCAGATCCTCTTTACCTGCCATCACACCTACTAAATTTCGGTATAGTTCTGTCCAATCTGTTTCGAGCTCTGGTAATGGAAAGTCTTCTTTTGTTTCAGGTGGACGAGGGGCCATCATACGTGTTGGGCCTGCTGATGTCATGACAACGACTTCAGCCACTGGTGTATCCGTATAGCGCGGTTTCGTATAGCCACCTTTTTCACAATCAAAATCATCAATTTGTAAGGTGCCTTCATTGCCAATCACATACCAACGTGGTAGTTTGTGAAAGGCGTATGTCCCAACTTCTACATGTAACAATAGCCCATTTTCTAATGTCAGTATCACTTTAAAGTAGTCGTCTACTTTTTGATCAAGGACAGTCATGAGTTTCGAATAGACAGTCGTTACTTTCGTATCAGGGTACATATCTAGCAATTGGTCAAAGAGGTGAACGCCCCAAT
The Salipaludibacillus sp. LMS25 DNA segment above includes these coding regions:
- a CDS encoding IS5 family transposase, with product MYNHSEHHMLLPDDFFLPFGGKLNKHNRWVKLANLIPWWKVEDQYKHHLKDLTQGAHAYSVRLALGALIIKERLGTSDRETVEQVTENPYLQYFLGLPDYQEDPPFHASSMTHFRKRITRDILNQVNEWVVEEARGSSKEADSDDDDSHHGSGGASKSSVSKPDQPDKSEEPRYHQGKLLIDATCAPADITYPTDVTLLNKSREKLEGMIDTLHDSLGGSQKKPRTYRQKARKEYVSLTKQKKPSKRKLRKGIRKQLNYVKRDLKHVTNLVDQVGLSALSRRQYRDLLVIQAVYRQQKQMYTSKSHRIDDRIVSISQPHVRPIVRGKAHTNVEFGAKLSLVMRDGWAFLDNVRWDAYHEGTDLKRAIASYKNRFGYYPEAVLADRIYLTRENRAYCKREGIRLSGPKLGRPSKKENKEQKRVAYQDARERNAIEGKFGEAKRTYGLGLIRARLKETSESIIALQVLNLNLSKALRALHFFLLMTTIGSLTSDKRDCQMKTH
- a CDS encoding Gfo/Idh/MocA family protein; this encodes MGMKLGIIGYGGMGYWHGEYAPRAGVDVVAAYDVDPKRLDMAKENGIDAYDQLEAFLKHDGMNFVVIATPNDVHKELAIKAMNAGLHVMVEKPATMSVADWDDMVAESEKTGRILTVHQNRRWDKDYNVMRKVVEEGKLGDVLSIESRVFGTGGAFFGWRSFSKYGGGMIFDWGVHLFDQLLDMYPDTKVTTVYSKLMTVLDQKVDDYFKVILTLENGLLLHVEVGTYAFHKLPRWYVIGNEGTLQIDDFDCEKGGYTKPRYTDTPVAEVVVMTSAGPTRMMAPRPPETKEDFPLPELETDWTELYRNLVGVMAGKEDLIVKPYQVRRVLTLMEAIFQSAKENRSLEVSI